One genomic window of Glycine soja cultivar W05 chromosome 9, ASM419377v2, whole genome shotgun sequence includes the following:
- the LOC114368761 gene encoding pentatricopeptide repeat-containing protein At1g12300, mitochondrial-like, protein MESPKNPIFFFNFGRKAAMLYAATTTRLRYAISKFSVFLRFFSDSQKQNAKKKSGFDAIDDAVALFTRLITMHPLPSVVEFNMILGSIVKMKHYPTAISLSKQMGLRGITPSIVTLSILINCYCHLGHMGFAFSVLGMVLKRGYQLNAITLTTIMKGLCINGEVRKALEFHDSVVAQGFLLDEVTYGTLINGLCKIGLTREAFELLHKMEGQVVRPNVVIYNMIVDGLCKDGLVTEARDLYSDVVGRGIDPDVFTYTCLIHGFCGLGQWREVTRLLCDMVDRNVNLNVYTYNILIDALCKKGMLGKAHDMRNLMIERGQRPDLVTFNTLMSGYCLYNDVVEARKLFDTFAECGITPDVWSYNILIIGYCKNNRIDEALSLFNKMNYKKLAPNIVTYSSLIDGLCKSGRISYAWELFSAIHDGGPSPNVITYNIMLDALCKIQLVDKAIELFNLMFERGLTPNVSSYNILINGYCKSKRIDEAMNLFEEMHRRNLVPDSVTYNCLIDGLCKSGRISHAWELFNVMHDGGPPVDVITYNILFDAFSKIQHVI, encoded by the coding sequence ATGGAATCACCGAAAAATCCAATCTTTTTCTTCAACTTTGGAAGGAAGGCCGCCATGTTGTACGCTGCTACGACAACAAGATTAAGGTATGCGATTTCCAAATTTAGTGTCTTTCTGAGGTTCTTTTCTGATTCCCAAAAACAAAATGCGAAAAAAAAATCTGGGTTTGATGCTATCGATGATGCCGTGGCCTTATTCACTCGCTTGATTACTATGCACCCTCTTCCATCTGTTGTAGAATTTAACATGATTTTAGGGTCAATAGTGAAGATGAAGCATTACCCAACTGCTATATCACTTTCTAAACAAATGGGGTTGAGAGGAATCACACCGTCCATAGTGACTTTGAGTATCTTGATCAATTGTTACTGCCACTTGGGTCACATGGGTTTTGCTTTTTCTGTGTTGGGCATGGTTCTCAAGAGGGGATATCAGCTCAATGCCATAACCTTGACCACAATCATGAAAGGGCTTTGTATCAATGGTGAGGTTAGGAAAGCATTGGAATTTCATGACAGTGTGGTGGCACAGGGGTTTCTGTTGGATGAAGTTACTTACGGGACCTTGATCAATGGGTTGTGTAAGATAGGACTGACAAGAGAGGCCTTTGAGTTGCTGCACAAGATGGAAGGGCAAGTGGTTAGGCCGAATGTAGTAATCTACAACATGATTGTTGATGGTTTGTGCAAAGATGGACTTGTAACTGAGGCGAGGGATTTATATTCGGATGTTGTTGGCCGGGGAATAGACCCTGATGTTTTTACTTACACTTGTCtaattcatggtttttgtggtttGGGGCAGTGGAGAGAAGTTACTCGGTTGTTGTGTGATATGGTTGATAGAAACGTCAACCTGAATGTTTATACCTACAATATATTAATTGATGCATTATGTAAAAAAGGAATGCTTGGAAAAGCTCATGATATGCGTAATTTGATGATTGAAAGAGGTCAGCGACCAGATTTAGTTACTTTTAACACTTTGATGAGTGGATATTGCTTATACAATGATGTGGTTGAGGCGAGaaaattatttgatacatttgctGAATGTGGTATTACGCCTGACGTCTGGAGTTATAACATCCTTATTATTGGGTATTGCAAAAATAATAGGATTGATGAAGCATTGAGCCTCTTCAATAAAATGAATTACAAAAAGTTGGCTCCTAATATTGTAACTTACAGTTCTCTTATTGATGGTTTGTGCAAATCTGGGAGAATTTCTTATGCGTGGGAACTTTTTAGTGCAATTCATGATGGTGGTCCGTCCCCTAATGTTATCACTTACAATATCATGTTAGAtgctctttgtaaaatccaacTTGTCGACAAGGcaattgaattatttaatctAATGTTTGAAAGGGGACTGACTCCAAATGTTTCTAGTTATAACATCTTGATTAATGGGTATTGCAAGAGCAAGAGGATTGATGAAGCCATGAACCTTTTCGAAGAAATGCATCGCAGAAATTTGGTTCCTGACTCTGTAACTTATAATTGTCTCATTGATGGCCTGTGCAAGTCTGGGAGAATCTCTCATGCATGGGAGCTTTTCAATGTGATGCATGATGGTGGTCCGCCGGTTGATGTTATCACTTATAATATCTTATTCGATGCTTTTTCCAAAATACAACATGTCATCTAG
- the LOC114368768 gene encoding uncharacterized protein At3g17950-like, with product MLDPASELVPPPSSPTISSISSSDLDTESTGSFFHDRSTTLGTLMGVNFPTIAFRVPSQHRNPNSAAEDTGGARRAAAAVKKKKKATSIATVAERRRRWWQLCRDGDARPASLGEFLEVERRFGDGAFYGTAAELEGVVAGHQQRNGSRVLFADGRVLPPPEDVDDRAPPTESLCNRFPVSLAGICSGGAA from the exons ATGCTAGATCCAGCCTCTGAATTGGTGCCACCACCATCTTCACCCACAATTTCTTCCATTTCTTCCTCTGATCTTGACACTGAG TCCACCGGATCATTCTTCCATGACAGAAGCACCACATTGGGGACACTAATGGGAGTGAACTTCCCAACCATTGCATTCAGAGTCCCATCGCAGCACCGGAACCCTAATTCCGCCGCCGAGGACACCGGCGGCGCAAGGAGGGCCGCCGCCGCagtcaaaaagaagaaaaaggctaCCTCCATCGCGACGGTGGCGGAGAGGCGGCGGAGGTGGTGGCAGCTCTGCCGCGACGGCGACGCCAGGCCAGCGTCTCTCGGGGAGTTTCTGGAGGTGGAGCGGAGGTTCGGCGACGGCGCGTTCTACGGCACGGCGGCGGAGCTCGAGGGAGTGGTCGCCGGCCACCAGCAGAGGAACGGCAGCAGGGTGCTCTTCGCCGACGGGAGGGTTCTTCCGCCGCCGGAAGACGTCGACGATCGAGCACCGCCGACGGAGAGCCTCTGTAATCGGTTTCCGGTTTCGCTTGCCGGAATTTGTAGCGGCGGTGCGGCGTAG